The Gloeomargarita sp. SKYB120 genome has a window encoding:
- a CDS encoding DUF2157 domain-containing protein: MPDERFRRQLQEEAAKWRQEGLISEALWQQLVARYQLDQLTPRPQIFSTILYSFGGLFVGLAVITFVAANWSNLDRVSRLTVLLLLLVVTNTLGFYLWQYTTGFRRLGQGILLAAGLILGAVIALVAQTFNLSGPLHELFFAWSLGVLAMAVSLRLQTLGMLGLVLLGLGYASYRIGGDTANLVGEAMPYISVLLAPLAYWFDSRAVFVVVTLLWCVSSGRWLSGPLAFALPAVILWGYGESLRLDRLGQRLCPTARPMQPVARAFSLVLLGLGLTVYAFRFGWEVSPVPGAGLLLLVLAVYVALHQCFVRRDATAIALVGVAGVLASMSFIPGGTDMSVLRVVVSNLLLLVYSLGLVRVGTTHLRRGPFWLGMVLLGFQILSRLLEYDTGLMGKALGFGLGGLALVGAGFGFERHLARVAREPSP; encoded by the coding sequence GTGCCCGACGAGCGTTTTCGGCGGCAGTTGCAGGAAGAGGCAGCGAAATGGCGGCAAGAAGGTTTGATCTCTGAGGCGCTGTGGCAGCAACTGGTTGCTCGCTATCAACTGGACCAACTGACGCCCCGACCGCAAATTTTCAGCACAATCCTGTACTCTTTCGGTGGTCTTTTCGTTGGCCTGGCGGTCATCACTTTTGTTGCAGCCAATTGGTCAAACCTGGATAGAGTCAGCCGGTTGACGGTATTGCTTTTGCTCCTGGTGGTCACCAATACCTTGGGATTTTACCTGTGGCAGTACACGACGGGGTTCCGGCGCTTGGGCCAGGGGATATTGCTGGCGGCGGGTCTGATCTTGGGCGCGGTGATTGCGCTGGTCGCCCAAACGTTTAACCTCAGTGGCCCCCTGCACGAATTGTTCTTTGCTTGGAGCCTGGGGGTGCTGGCGATGGCCGTCAGTTTGCGATTACAAACGCTGGGCATGTTGGGTTTGGTGCTCTTGGGCCTTGGCTACGCCAGTTATCGCATTGGCGGTGACACAGCCAACCTGGTGGGTGAAGCGATGCCCTACATCTCGGTCTTGCTGGCGCCGCTGGCCTACTGGTTTGACTCGCGGGCCGTTTTTGTCGTCGTCACGCTGCTTTGGTGCGTGAGTTCAGGGAGATGGCTTTCTGGGCCATTGGCGTTTGCACTACCGGCGGTCATCTTGTGGGGTTACGGCGAAAGTCTCAGACTCGACCGGCTCGGTCAGCGACTATGCCCCACGGCGCGTCCCATGCAACCCGTTGCCCGCGCTTTCAGCCTGGTGCTGCTGGGTCTCGGTTTGACGGTTTATGCCTTTCGATTCGGCTGGGAGGTTTCCCCAGTGCCGGGCGCTGGCCTGCTGTTGCTCGTCTTGGCGGTCTATGTCGCTCTCCATCAATGCTTCGTTCGGCGTGACGCGACCGCCATCGCGCTGGTCGGTGTGGCGGGGGTCTTGGCGAGTATGAGTTTCATCCCAGGGGGAACAGACATGTCTGTGCTGCGCGTCGTAGTGAGTAACCTCCTGCTGCTTGTCTACAGCCTTGGTCTCGTGCGCGTGGGTACAACTCACCTGCGCAGGGGTCCGTTCTGGTTGGGCATGGTGTTGCTGGGTTTTCAAATCCTGAGCCGTTTGCTTGAGTACGATACGGGATTGATGGGGAAAGCCCTAGGTTTCGGTTTGGGCGGCCTGGCGCTGGTGGGTGCCGGTTTCGGGTTTGAACGTCATCTGGCCCGTGTTGCGCGGGAGCCAAGCCCATGA
- a CDS encoding response regulator: MNVGEEIYGLEIDQILLEQDLVIKLLSGLFSAPAYVYGCTILGDGRLVPVIDASALVQRWLRTPDIGVVVPKAPIRTVRQTEILVVDDSLTMRGMLSKTLTKHGYQVYTAADGREALEILAQHPSIKAVVCDVEMPRMNGFEFLSICRQEGYYPNLPVIMLTSRAGEKHQQVARNLGCNAYLTKPYLEPELLATLRQFI, encoded by the coding sequence ATCAATGTGGGGGAGGAAATTTACGGGCTAGAAATTGACCAGATTTTACTAGAGCAGGATTTGGTGATTAAGCTATTGAGCGGCCTGTTTTCGGCACCGGCGTATGTGTATGGTTGTACGATTCTGGGGGATGGGCGTTTAGTGCCGGTGATAGATGCCAGTGCTTTAGTGCAACGCTGGTTACGCACACCAGATATAGGGGTTGTGGTTCCCAAGGCGCCCATTCGTACAGTCCGTCAAACCGAAATTTTGGTTGTGGATGATTCCTTGACCATGCGGGGAATGCTGAGCAAAACGTTAACCAAACATGGCTACCAAGTCTATACAGCCGCAGACGGGCGAGAAGCGCTAGAAATCCTGGCGCAACATCCAAGCATCAAGGCGGTTGTTTGTGATGTGGAAATGCCGCGCATGAATGGATTTGAGTTTTTGAGTATTTGCCGCCAAGAAGGCTACTACCCCAACCTGCCAGTCATCATGCTGACGTCGCGGGCAGGAGAGAAACACCAGCAAGTGGCTCGAAATTTAGGCTGTAATGCTTATTTAACCAAGCCCTATTTGGAACCGGAATTACTAGCAACCCTGCGGCAGTTTATTTGA
- a CDS encoding MlaD family protein, whose amino-acid sequence MTSATKPSRRQQEGFLGLFIVMTVLLLAGVWVWVEDVAFNANRYRFQVAFRHAAGLGVGSTVRLRGVEVGRVVAVEPGVNQVLVTVEIHHQGIFIPKKSHFRAQTGGLVGQPSLEISPQADLDVATVNAGPRSPDCDANLLVCQGAQVTGQTSPTFDDLVRSAANLVNQLDNSELVDNMAKLTQSLGDLNQDIRRLTVEARQTLQQVQAAAKQVEQAGTRMATAADTTTAILRENRAALRTSLVRLNRTLETAQSAFTAFRKVATDVDQITGDPRIREDIKNLIRGLGKLLKLTEDMRQQLQALAQENPQGTNPLQ is encoded by the coding sequence ATGACTTCTGCCACCAAGCCCTCGCGTCGCCAGCAGGAAGGATTCTTGGGATTGTTTATTGTGATGACAGTGCTACTGCTGGCTGGGGTATGGGTCTGGGTGGAAGACGTGGCCTTTAACGCCAATCGCTACCGGTTTCAGGTGGCCTTTCGCCATGCGGCTGGTCTTGGGGTAGGGTCCACAGTACGGCTGCGAGGTGTGGAAGTGGGCCGTGTGGTCGCGGTGGAACCTGGCGTCAATCAGGTGCTGGTGACGGTTGAAATCCATCATCAGGGCATCTTCATTCCCAAAAAGAGTCACTTTCGCGCGCAGACGGGGGGACTGGTCGGCCAGCCGTCCTTGGAGATTAGTCCCCAGGCGGACCTGGATGTGGCCACTGTGAACGCGGGTCCTCGTAGCCCTGACTGTGATGCGAACTTGCTTGTTTGCCAGGGGGCGCAGGTCACCGGTCAAACCAGCCCTACCTTTGATGACCTGGTCCGGTCGGCGGCCAACCTGGTCAACCAACTCGATAACTCGGAACTGGTGGACAACATGGCGAAATTGACCCAGAGTTTGGGGGATTTGAACCAGGACATCCGCCGGTTGACGGTGGAGGCACGCCAGACGTTGCAACAGGTGCAGGCGGCGGCCAAGCAGGTCGAGCAAGCGGGGACGCGAATGGCAACTGCCGCAGATACCACAACCGCCATCTTGCGGGAGAATCGGGCGGCCCTGCGCACGAGCCTGGTGCGGCTGAATCGTACATTGGAGACAGCTCAATCGGCATTTACGGCCTTTCGCAAAGTGGCTACTGACGTGGACCAGATCACCGGCGACCCCCGGATTCGCGAGGACATCAAGAATTTAATCCGGGGCTTAGGCAAGCTGTTGAAGCTTACGGAAGACATGCGCCAGCAACTGCAGGCCTTGGCCCAGGAAAATCCCCAGGGAACCAACCCGTTACAATAG
- a CDS encoding TIGR00300 family protein has translation MNRLRYLMCPPDHYQVNYVINPWMEGNVHRSSQPKAVTQWQRLYQIVQQYAEVELLTPAPGWPDMVFTANAGLVVNQQVVLSRFYHPERQGEQPFFREWFQAQGYQVLELPEGIAFEGAGDALLDRQSGWLWCGYGFRTMLEAHPYLAKWLSLEVLSLHLIDKRFYHLDTCFCPLSDGYLLYYPPAFDTYSNHLIERRIPPEKRIPVSELDAIQFACNAVEINRVIIANQMSASLQQRLEQLGFHVITTDLSEFIKAGGAAKCLTLRLDEPVAMVPAMAEVAKRLVSLRGHLVDSNLLTEALDRITDGGGSFQIERLQLGAHRPDPSEIHLWVSAPTEAVLADILNNLIDLGARLADGMETPVRLEPVTQPGVAPDDFYVTTIYPTEIYHQNRWIRVQKQRMDAVIVVEGLTATCRLLRDLQVGDLVVCGVDGIRTLHRPTQERSQEFGFMESGVSSERRVELVVEEIAWELRRIRERGGKTVVVAGPVVIHTGGGPHLATLIREGYVQALLGGNAIAVHDLEQSLYGTSLGVDLARGRVVKGGHRHHLKTINLIRRYGSIRAAVEAGVIKSGIFCECIRRGVPFSLAGSIRDDGPLPETRMDLIQAQAEYAQLIEGADMILMLSTMLHSIGVGNMTPAGVKLICVDINPAVVTKLADRGSLESIGVVTDVGLFLSLLVRHLQQLGQPYHLTANSLSRSAGGL, from the coding sequence ATGAATCGTTTGCGCTACTTGATGTGCCCGCCTGACCATTACCAGGTGAACTACGTAATCAACCCCTGGATGGAGGGCAATGTGCATCGCTCTTCCCAACCCAAGGCGGTCACCCAGTGGCAACGGTTGTACCAGATTGTGCAGCAGTACGCCGAGGTGGAGTTGCTCACGCCGGCCCCCGGCTGGCCCGACATGGTGTTTACCGCCAACGCGGGATTGGTCGTGAACCAGCAGGTGGTCTTGAGTCGCTTCTATCACCCGGAACGCCAGGGGGAACAACCCTTCTTTCGAGAATGGTTCCAGGCCCAGGGCTATCAGGTGTTGGAGCTGCCGGAAGGAATTGCGTTTGAAGGCGCTGGCGATGCCCTGCTGGACCGCCAGTCAGGCTGGCTCTGGTGTGGTTATGGGTTTCGCACTATGCTGGAGGCCCATCCCTACCTGGCCAAATGGCTGTCGTTGGAAGTGCTATCGCTGCATTTGATTGACAAGCGTTTTTATCATTTGGACACCTGTTTTTGCCCCTTGAGCGATGGGTATTTGCTGTACTATCCCCCCGCGTTTGACACCTACTCAAATCATCTGATTGAACGCCGGATTCCCCCTGAAAAACGGATTCCCGTGAGTGAGTTAGACGCGATTCAATTTGCCTGTAATGCGGTGGAAATCAATCGGGTGATTATCGCCAATCAGATGAGCGCTTCCTTGCAACAACGGCTAGAGCAGTTGGGCTTTCACGTCATCACCACCGATTTGAGCGAATTTATCAAGGCGGGGGGCGCGGCCAAGTGTCTGACGCTGCGGTTGGATGAACCGGTGGCGATGGTGCCGGCCATGGCGGAAGTGGCCAAGCGTCTGGTGTCCTTGCGTGGTCACCTAGTGGACAGCAATTTGCTCACGGAGGCCCTGGACCGAATTACCGATGGGGGCGGCAGTTTTCAGATTGAACGGCTGCAACTGGGGGCGCACCGGCCCGACCCGTCCGAGATTCACCTGTGGGTCTCAGCGCCGACGGAAGCGGTTTTGGCGGACATTCTGAACAACTTGATTGACCTGGGGGCGCGGCTGGCCGACGGCATGGAAACGCCGGTGCGGTTGGAACCCGTCACGCAGCCGGGGGTTGCTCCCGACGATTTTTACGTCACCACGATTTACCCCACCGAAATTTACCACCAAAACCGCTGGATCCGGGTGCAAAAACAACGGATGGATGCGGTGATTGTCGTGGAGGGGTTGACAGCCACCTGCCGGTTGCTGCGGGATTTGCAAGTGGGAGACCTGGTGGTGTGTGGTGTGGACGGCATTCGTACGTTGCACAGACCGACCCAGGAGCGCAGCCAGGAATTTGGGTTTATGGAATCGGGGGTCTCTAGCGAGCGGCGAGTGGAACTGGTGGTGGAGGAAATCGCCTGGGAACTGCGCCGCATCCGAGAGCGCGGGGGTAAGACGGTGGTCGTGGCCGGCCCAGTCGTGATTCACACAGGGGGCGGTCCTCATCTGGCGACCCTGATCCGCGAGGGCTATGTGCAGGCGCTGCTCGGTGGTAACGCGATTGCTGTGCATGATTTGGAGCAAAGTCTCTACGGCACGTCGCTGGGGGTGGATTTGGCGCGAGGGCGAGTAGTCAAAGGCGGGCACCGGCATCACCTGAAAACCATCAACCTCATCCGGCGCTACGGCAGTATCCGCGCAGCGGTCGAAGCGGGTGTCATCAAATCGGGCATTTTCTGCGAGTGCATCCGCCGGGGGGTGCCCTTTTCGCTCGCCGGTTCGATCCGGGACGATGGTCCGTTGCCGGAAACGCGCATGGATTTAATCCAGGCCCAGGCGGAGTACGCCCAGCTCATCGAGGGGGCGGATATGATTCTCATGCTCTCCACCATGCTGCACTCGATTGGGGTGGGGAATATGACGCCGGCGGGGGTGAAGTTGATCTGCGTGGACATTAACCCGGCCGTGGTGACCAAACTGGCCGACCGGGGGTCTTTGGAATCCATCGGCGTGGTGACGGATGTGGGACTGTTTTTGAGCTTGCTGGTGCGTCATTTGCAACAGTTGGGACAGCCCTACCATCTCACAGCCAACTCCCTAAGTCGCTCAGCCGGTGGGTTATAA
- a CDS encoding (2Fe-2S)-binding protein translates to MVTTTTASIRFVKEGKEVIVANGANLRQQALANGIDLYNWRGKLMNCGGVGQCATCVVEIVEGMEYLSPPTDFEQRRLRNKPNCRLACQTLVYGPVTVKTKP, encoded by the coding sequence ATGGTCACAACCACCACAGCAAGCATCCGGTTTGTCAAGGAAGGCAAGGAGGTCATTGTGGCCAATGGCGCGAATTTGCGGCAACAGGCGTTGGCTAACGGTATTGATCTGTACAACTGGCGAGGCAAGTTGATGAATTGCGGGGGCGTGGGCCAGTGCGCGACCTGTGTAGTGGAAATTGTCGAAGGCATGGAATATCTTTCCCCGCCCACTGATTTTGAGCAGCGCCGGTTGCGGAATAAACCCAATTGCCGCTTGGCATGTCAAACATTGGTCTACGGGCCCGTGACGGTGAAAACAAAACCCTGA